The genomic interval AAACTTATGGAGCCCGAAAACACGCACAGCGTTTCCCAGCACACGGCGTTTGCCGTTTCAATAGACGCCAAGGGAGACGATATAACAACCGGCATCTCCGCCTACGACCGCTCAAAAACCGTTGCCCGCGCGGTTGCCGATGACTCCGTTCCGTCAGATTTCATACGCCCCGGGCACATGTTCCCTCTCATAGCAAAGAAGGGCGGGGTGCTGGTGCGGGCGGGGCACACGGAAGCGTCCGTGGATTTGGCGCGTCTTGCCGGGCTCAAGCCCGCGGCGGTTATATGCGAGATAATGCAAAGCGACGGCCACATGGCAAGAATGGAGGAGCTCGCCGAGTTCTCCAAAAAGCACGGCATCGCAATGGCGACCATAGCCGACCTCATAAGCTACAGGCTGAAAAGAGAGTCTTTTGTCAAACGGGAATCCCTGTCAAACCTGCCGACCGAGTTCGGCGTTTTTGAAGCATTCGTTTACGAGAACCAGTTGGACGGCTCTCAGCACTTCGCCCTGACAATGGGAGACCTTAAAAAATCCAAAGAGACGCTTGTGCGCGTTCACTCCGAGTGTTTGACCAGCGATGTGTTTCACTCCGTCCGCTGCGACTGCGGCCCCCAGTTGAGGCAGGCAATGAGGATGGTGGCGGAAAAAGGCGAGGGTGTAATCCTCTACCTGCGGCAGGAGGGGCGCGGCATAGGGCTTAAAAACAAAATCAAGGCATACCACTTTCAAGACAAAGGCATGGACACCGTGGAGGCGAATGAGGCGCTGGGCTTCAAAAAAGACTTGAGAGATTACGGCATCGGCGCTCAGATTCTGCGCCATCTCGGCGTCAAAACGATGAGTCTTATGACAAACAATCCCAGAAAAGTGAGCGGCCTTGACGGGTTCGGCCTCAAGATAAAAAGCAGAGTTCCGATAGAAATTCCGCCCAACGAGAACAACCGGGACTACCTGCGGGCAAAAAGAGACAAACTCGGACACCTGCTTTCAATGGTTGACTGAAAAGCGGGTCCCGGAGAGGAGGAGAAAAACCATGCCCCAATACAAAGAAGGAAAAATGGACGCCAAGCCGTTTAAGTTCGCCGTGGTGGCGAGCAGGGTGAATTCCATCGTAACAACGCCTCTGCTTGAGGGCGC from Candidatus Dadabacteria bacterium carries:
- a CDS encoding bifunctional 3,4-dihydroxy-2-butanone-4-phosphate synthase/GTP cyclohydrolase II; its protein translation is MANLHDIPEAIEKIKAGKPLILVDDQDRENEGDIVVAAEFATPEVINFMATHGKGLICLALTDENAKRIGLKLMEPENTHSVSQHTAFAVSIDAKGDDITTGISAYDRSKTVARAVADDSVPSDFIRPGHMFPLIAKKGGVLVRAGHTEASVDLARLAGLKPAAVICEIMQSDGHMARMEELAEFSKKHGIAMATIADLISYRLKRESFVKRESLSNLPTEFGVFEAFVYENQLDGSQHFALTMGDLKKSKETLVRVHSECLTSDVFHSVRCDCGPQLRQAMRMVAEKGEGVILYLRQEGRGIGLKNKIKAYHFQDKGMDTVEANEALGFKKDLRDYGIGAQILRHLGVKTMSLMTNNPRKVSGLDGFGLKIKSRVPIEIPPNENNRDYLRAKRDKLGHLLSMVD